In Harmonia axyridis chromosome 6, icHarAxyr1.1, whole genome shotgun sequence, a single window of DNA contains:
- the LOC123682098 gene encoding uncharacterized protein LOC123682098 has protein sequence MILGRYIFLAYVIEQTQNVPPMQYYPHPSLVAPKRNHRGEVLYAHYSTNGQYLSTFSYEEPGSRKNFNSTETFSGPYGNRFTEDQLYTLLVDFIIPPGHLFINGFK, from the exons atgattttgggaagatacatttttctagctt ATGTGATAGAACAAACCCAGAATGTACCTCCGATGCAATATTATCCACATCCTTCACTGGTAGCACCAAAAAGGAATCACAGAGGCGAAGTGCTTTATGCACACTATTCCACTAACGGACAATACCTGTCGACATTTAGTTATG aagaACCAGGTTCGAGAAAGAACTTCAATTCAACGGAAACATTCTCGGGCCCTTATGGAAATCGTTTCACAGAGGATCAACTTTATACATTGTTGGTTGATTTCATTATCCCACCAGGACATCTTTTCATCAATGGTTTTAAATGA